A genomic window from Calonectris borealis chromosome 26, bCalBor7.hap1.2, whole genome shotgun sequence includes:
- the FANCE gene encoding Fanconi anemia group E protein — MEPPCLPWLQSFDKPCRLLLHALASGSSGALAALRMLQRVQAHEGPGQAFPWQAFTAALCAEEPTLEGPEGALAVKPRLLLLPVVCQRNLFSLLLVVQGVLPGGCLNRLLQAMGEDSHVDPWVQTLGDLLRQGPRGEERSPPPVPLSSACQQQLRCLCRKIAQNKPGGRRKLNWCFSKQPSASGDVADSVLQGGKRKKVSEESLELDGEREGKRLLLEEAAAFVPPGAQEGGDVAEVEEEVPGETSGDRSAQSLAGAALESSQQDAAGEPRKVSQAELAADVQSFLQVHGPRLKMLLQKESNHSELSILPELHVLNNCSPGQLEGLCSFLQLSTCPEHLLVCFCGWLLALTPDLSYTSAAILAEQLFLRRVLSLTQPPSRHLMAALASFCSKYSQPFCRVLVAAVLREPGEGAEQTKLVCELVEECLEPDCVRLVLSQVLEVPLSEKLLPVVQAVLGRQEVLPPELFDFLVLTLCRQAPAFATSLNYAKLVTAVLTMYQSQVTPAHRSRLAAALDQSNAALKKSLQAVLEGAR; from the exons ATGgagcccccctgcctgccctggctgcagagcTTCGACAAGCCgtgccgcctcctcctccacGCGCTGGCCTCCGGCTCCTCCGGGGCACTGGCCGCCCTCCGAATGCTGCAGCGGGTCCAGGCCCACGAGGGACCGGGGCAGGCATTTCCCTGGCAGGCCTTCACCGCAGCCCTGTGCGCCgaagagcccacgctggaggGGCCGGAGGGGGCCCTGGCTGT caAACCAcgtctgctgctgctccctgtcGTGTGCCAGAGAAacctcttctccctgctcctcgTGGTGCAAGGCgtgctgccggggggctgcctCAACCGGCTGCTCCAGGCTATGGGGGAGGATTCCCACGTAGATCCCTGGGTGCAGACGCTGGGGGATCTGCTCCGGCAGggaccgaggggagaggagcgttCCCCACCTCCCGTTCCCTTGTCTTCTGCATGCCAGCAGCAGCTTAGGTGTCTGTGCCGGAAAATTGCCCAGAACAAACCAGGGGGGCGAAGAAAACTGAACTGGTGCTTCAGCAAGCAGCCCAGTGCTTCTGGGGATGTGGCTGACTCTGTGCTTCAAGGTGGGAAGCGCAAGAAAGTGTCGGAGGAGAGCCTGGAGTtggatggggagagagaggggaagaggttgctgctggaggaggcggcggcgttTGTCCCCCCGGGAGCCCAGGAGGGTGGGGATGTGgcagaggtggaagaggaggtgCCTGGAGAGACTTCAGGGGACAGATCTGCTCAGAGCCTGGCCGGAGCTGCTCTGGAAAGCTCCCAGCAGGATGCGGCCGGGGAGCCCAGGAAGGTTTctcaggcagagctggcagccgaTGTCCAGTCCTTTCTCCAG GTGCATGGACCGAGGCTGaaaatgctgctgcagaaggagtCCAAC CACTCAGAGCTGAGCATCCTGCCCGAGCTGCACGTCCTGAACAACTGCTCTCCCGGCCAG CTCGAGGGGCTGtgctccttcctccagctctccacGTGCCCGGAGCACCTCCTGGTTTGTTTCTGCGGCTGGCTGCTGGCTCTCACCCCCGACCTCAGCTACACCAGCGCAGCCATCCTGGCAGAGCAGCTCTTTCTCAGGCGA GTCCTGTCCCTCACCCAGCCGCCTTCCCGCCACCTCATGGCTGCCCTCGCTTCATTTTGCTCCAAGTATTCCCAGCCCTTCTGTCGAGTCCTGGTGGCTGCGGTCCTGCGGGAGCCGGGGGAAG GTGCTGAGCAGACCAAGCTGGTGTGTGAGCTTGTGGAGGAGTGCCTGGAGCCAGACTGTGTGAGACTGGTGCTAAG CCAGGTCCTGGAGGTGCCTTTGTCAGAGAAGCTCCTGCCAGTGGTGCAGGCCGTGCTGGGGCGGCAG GAGGTGCTGCCCCCCGAGCTCTTCGATTTCCTGGTCCTGACTCTATGCCGGCAGGCCCCAGCCTTCGCCACGTCGCTGAATTATGCCAAGCTGGTGACGGCCGTGCTCACCATGTACCAAAGCCAG gtcACCCCAGCCCACCGGAGCCGTCTGGCTGCCGCTCTGGATCAGAGCAACGCAGCTTTGAAGAAATCGCTGCAGGcagtgctggaaggagccag gTAA
- the LOC142093103 gene encoding uncharacterized protein LOC142093103, translated as MERGSLVASGALRARGDRLRPLCRNFARGYCRWGQNCRFSHDRKAAQICRYFQSGFCSYGERCSYEHIQEEPVLVGTRYSPVPTVAPSRWGSEPGGVPAAAERGWEGARRSSAHPVPRVMHAAFKFPSLEVEEEEKDKENIPAPDNVPRSQPRGREAVMETATWTDPAEVPTEPGAAAAPVPTAVLRARSEAVVCGICMDRVYEKPLPEERLFGILLNCSHAYCVGCIRKWRRSQDFQSTVIKACPECRVTSSYYIPHKYWVSDVAEKEKLIENFKARTGKIRCKFFVRNRGRCPFKSDCIYLHELPAGRLPRRRRQRLRMPVVSGTARPGGGWGTASDEEDEELCMLEWALTLAQMETDFRYTSYGHEMLFSDSD; from the exons atggagcgGGGCTCGCTGGTGGCATCTGGGGCGTTAAGGGCCCGGGGGGACCGTCTGAGACCCCTGTGCAG GAATTTTGCCCGCGGATACTGTCGATGGGGCCAGAACTGCCGCTTCTCGCACGACAGAAAGGCAGCCCAGATCTGCAGGTACTTCCAGAGCGGGTTTTGCAGCTACGGAGAGCGATGCAG CTACGAGCACATCCAAGAGGAGCCAGTGCTAGTGGGGACCCGCTACAGCCCTGTGCCCACTGTGGCCCCCAGCCGCTGGGGCTCGGAGCCCGGCGGTGTGCCTGCGGCAGCGGaacggggctgggagggagcccgGCGCAGCTcagcccaccctgtccccagggtgaTGCACGCGGCCTTCAAGTTCCCGAGCCtggaggttgaggaggaagagaaagacaagGAGAACATTCCAGCACCTGATAATGTCCCCC gttCCCAACCGCGAGGCAGAGAAGCAGTGATGGAGACAGCAACATGGACTGACCCTGCAGAG GTCCCCACGGAGCCGGGTGCTGCGGCAGCCCCGGTCCCCACTGCGGTGCTGAGGGCCCGGAGCGAGGCCGTGGTGTGTGGCATCTGCATGGACCGGGTGTATGAGAAGCCGCTGCCGGAGGAACGGCTCTTTGGGATCCTCCTGAACTGCAGCCACGCCTACTGCGTGGGCTGCATCCGCAAGTGGCGTCGCAGCCAGGACTTCCAGAGCACGGTCATCAA GGCCTGCCCGGAGTGCCGAGTCACCTCCAGTTACTACATCCCCCACAAATACTGGGTCTCGGATGTGGCTGAGAAGGAGAAGCTCATCGAAAACTTCAAGGCACGGACGGG GAAAATCAGGTGCAAGTTCTTTGTCCGGAACCGTGGCCGCTGCCCGTTCAAGTCAGACTGCATCTACCTGCACGAGCTGCCCGCCGGCCGGCTGCCGCGGCGCAGACGGCAGCGGCTGAGGATGCCTGTTGTAAGTGGGACGGCACgtcctggggggggctggggcactgc CTCTGACGAGGAGGACGAGGAGCTCTGCATGCTCGAATGGGCTCTCACCCTGGCCCAGATGGAGACGGACTTTCGGTACACGAGTTACGGCCACGAGATGCTCTTCAGCGACTCCGACTAA
- the PPARD gene encoding peroxisome proliferator-activated receptor delta isoform X4, translating to MEQLQEEVPEVREEEEEEEEAVMVASGPSDPSGGPDSSLPSSSYTDLSQSSSPSLSDQLQMGCEEAALGALNVECRVCGDKASGFHYGVHACEGCKGFFRRTIRMKLEYEKCERSCKIQKKNRNKCQYCRFQKCLSLGMSHNAIRFGRMPEAEKRKLVAGLTASEISCQNPQVADLKAFSKHIYNAYLKNFNMTKKKARGILTGKASSTPPFVIHDMDTLWQAEKGLVWKQLVNGIPPYKEIGVHVFYRCQCTTVETVRELTEFAKSIPSFIGLYLNDQVTLLKYGVHEAIFAMLASIMNKDGLLVANGNGFVTREFLRSLRKPFNEIMEPKFEFAVKFNALELDDSDLSLFVAAIILCGDRPGLMNVKQVEEIQDNILRALEFHLQSNHPDAQYLFPKLLQKMADLRQLVTEHAQLVQKIKKTETETSLHPLLQEIYKDMY from the exons ATGGAACAACTACAGGAGGAAGTACCTGAGgtcagggaagaggaggaggaagaggaagaggcagtGATGGTGGCAAGCGGACCCTCGGACCCAAGTGGAGGACCAGACAGCTCGCTGCCTTCAAGCAGCTACACGG ATCTTTCGCagagctcctctccctccctgtcgGACCAACTGCAGATGGGCTGCGAGGAGGCGGCCTTGGGAGCGCTGAACGTGGAGTGCAGGGTCTGCGGAGACAAAGCCTCGGGGTTTCACTACGGCGTGCATGCCTGCGAGGGCTGCAAG GGTTTCTTCCGCCGGACGATCCGCATGAAGCTGGAGTACGAGAAGTGCGAGCGGAGCTGCAAGATTCAGAAGAAGAACCGGAACAAGTGCCAGTACTGCCGCTTCCAGAAATGCCTCTCGCTGGGCATGTCGCATAACG CAATCCGCTTCGGCCGCATGCCGGAGGCAGAGAAGAGGAAACTGGTGGCAGGGCTGACGGCGAGCGAGATCAGCTGCCAGAACCCGCAGGTGGCCGACCTGAAAGCTTTCTCCAAGCACATCTACAACGCCTACCTGAAAAACTTCAACATGACCAAAAAGAAGGCGAGAGGTATCTTGACCGGGAAGGCCAGCAGCACCCCC CCTTTTGTGATCCACGACATGGACACCTTGTGGCAGGCAGAAAAGGGGCTGGTCTGGAAACAGCTAGTGAATGGCATTCCCCCCTACAAGGAGATCGGGGTGCACGTCTTCTACCGCTGCCAGTGCACCACGGTGGAGACTGTGCGGGAGCTCACGGAGTTCGCCAAGAGCATCCCCAGCTTCATAGGCCTCTACTTGAACGACCAAGTGACTCTGCTGAAGTACGGGGTGCACGAGGCCATCTTCGCCATGCTGGCCTCTATCATGAACAAGGATGGGCTGTTGGTGGCCAACGGGAACGGCTTTGTGACCCGTGAGTTTCTGCGTAGCCTACGCAAGCCCTTCAATGAGATCATGGAGCCCAAATTTGAGTTTGCTGTGAAATTCAACGCGCTGGAGCTGGATGACAGTGACCTGTCTCTGTTTGTGGCTGCCATTATCCTGTGCGGAG ACCGTCCTGGCCTGATGAACGTGAAGCAGGTGGAGGAGATCCAAGATAACATCCTGCGAGCGCTGGAGTTTCACCTGCAGTCTAACCACCCGGATGCCCAGTACCTCTTCCCCAAGCTGCTGCAGAAGATGGCCGACCTGCGGCAGCTGGTGACGGAGCACGCCCAGCTGGTGCAGAAGATCAAGAAGACGGAGACGGAGACATCTCTGCACCCGCTTCTGCAGGAGATCTACAAGGACATGTACTAA
- the PPARD gene encoding peroxisome proliferator-activated receptor delta isoform X3 — protein MEQLQEEVPEVREEEEEEEEAVMVASGPSDPSGGPDSSLPSSSYTDLSQSSSPSLSDQLQMGCEEAALGALNVECRVCGDKASGFHYGVHACEGCKGFFRRTIRMKLEYEKCERSCKIQKKNRNKCQYCRFQKCLSLGMSHNAIRFGRMPEAEKRKLVAGLTASEISCQNPQVADLKAFSKHIYNAYLKNFNMTKKKARGILTGKASSTPQPFVIHDMDTLWQAEKGLVWKQLVNGIPPYKEIGVHVFYRCQCTTVETVRELTEFAKSIPSFIGLYLNDQVTLLKYGVHEAIFAMLASIMNKDGLLVANGNGFVTREFLRSLRKPFNEIMEPKFEFAVKFNALELDDSDLSLFVAAIILCGDRPGLMNVKQVEEIQDNILRALEFHLQSNHPDAQYLFPKLLQKMADLRQLVTEHAQLVQKIKKTETETSLHPLLQEIYKDMY, from the exons ATGGAACAACTACAGGAGGAAGTACCTGAGgtcagggaagaggaggaggaagaggaagaggcagtGATGGTGGCAAGCGGACCCTCGGACCCAAGTGGAGGACCAGACAGCTCGCTGCCTTCAAGCAGCTACACGG ATCTTTCGCagagctcctctccctccctgtcgGACCAACTGCAGATGGGCTGCGAGGAGGCGGCCTTGGGAGCGCTGAACGTGGAGTGCAGGGTCTGCGGAGACAAAGCCTCGGGGTTTCACTACGGCGTGCATGCCTGCGAGGGCTGCAAG GGTTTCTTCCGCCGGACGATCCGCATGAAGCTGGAGTACGAGAAGTGCGAGCGGAGCTGCAAGATTCAGAAGAAGAACCGGAACAAGTGCCAGTACTGCCGCTTCCAGAAATGCCTCTCGCTGGGCATGTCGCATAACG CAATCCGCTTCGGCCGCATGCCGGAGGCAGAGAAGAGGAAACTGGTGGCAGGGCTGACGGCGAGCGAGATCAGCTGCCAGAACCCGCAGGTGGCCGACCTGAAAGCTTTCTCCAAGCACATCTACAACGCCTACCTGAAAAACTTCAACATGACCAAAAAGAAGGCGAGAGGTATCTTGACCGGGAAGGCCAGCAGCACCCCC cagCCTTTTGTGATCCACGACATGGACACCTTGTGGCAGGCAGAAAAGGGGCTGGTCTGGAAACAGCTAGTGAATGGCATTCCCCCCTACAAGGAGATCGGGGTGCACGTCTTCTACCGCTGCCAGTGCACCACGGTGGAGACTGTGCGGGAGCTCACGGAGTTCGCCAAGAGCATCCCCAGCTTCATAGGCCTCTACTTGAACGACCAAGTGACTCTGCTGAAGTACGGGGTGCACGAGGCCATCTTCGCCATGCTGGCCTCTATCATGAACAAGGATGGGCTGTTGGTGGCCAACGGGAACGGCTTTGTGACCCGTGAGTTTCTGCGTAGCCTACGCAAGCCCTTCAATGAGATCATGGAGCCCAAATTTGAGTTTGCTGTGAAATTCAACGCGCTGGAGCTGGATGACAGTGACCTGTCTCTGTTTGTGGCTGCCATTATCCTGTGCGGAG ACCGTCCTGGCCTGATGAACGTGAAGCAGGTGGAGGAGATCCAAGATAACATCCTGCGAGCGCTGGAGTTTCACCTGCAGTCTAACCACCCGGATGCCCAGTACCTCTTCCCCAAGCTGCTGCAGAAGATGGCCGACCTGCGGCAGCTGGTGACGGAGCACGCCCAGCTGGTGCAGAAGATCAAGAAGACGGAGACGGAGACATCTCTGCACCCGCTTCTGCAGGAGATCTACAAGGACATGTACTAA
- the PPARD gene encoding peroxisome proliferator-activated receptor delta isoform X1, with protein MEQLQEEVPEVREEEEEEEEAVMVASGPSDPSGGPDSSLPSSSYTDLSQSSSPSLSDQLQMGCEEAALGALNVECRVCGDKASGFHYGVHACEGCKGFFRRTIRMKLEYEKCERSCKIQKKNRNKCQYCRFQKCLSLGMSHNAIRFGRMPEAEKRKLVAGLTASEISCQNPQVADLKAFSKHIYNAYLKNFNMTKKKARGILTGKASSTPQPFVIHDMDTLWQAEKGLVWKQLVNGIPPYKEIGVHVFYRCQCTTVETVRELTEFAKSIPSFIGLYLNDQVTLLKYGVHEAIFAMLASIMNKDGLLVANGNGFVTREFLRSLRKPFNEIMEPKFEFAVKFNALELDDSDLSLFVAAIILCGGGACALEGYTITLRLPCFLSTDRPGLMNVKQVEEIQDNILRALEFHLQSNHPDAQYLFPKLLQKMADLRQLVTEHAQLVQKIKKTETETSLHPLLQEIYKDMY; from the exons ATGGAACAACTACAGGAGGAAGTACCTGAGgtcagggaagaggaggaggaagaggaagaggcagtGATGGTGGCAAGCGGACCCTCGGACCCAAGTGGAGGACCAGACAGCTCGCTGCCTTCAAGCAGCTACACGG ATCTTTCGCagagctcctctccctccctgtcgGACCAACTGCAGATGGGCTGCGAGGAGGCGGCCTTGGGAGCGCTGAACGTGGAGTGCAGGGTCTGCGGAGACAAAGCCTCGGGGTTTCACTACGGCGTGCATGCCTGCGAGGGCTGCAAG GGTTTCTTCCGCCGGACGATCCGCATGAAGCTGGAGTACGAGAAGTGCGAGCGGAGCTGCAAGATTCAGAAGAAGAACCGGAACAAGTGCCAGTACTGCCGCTTCCAGAAATGCCTCTCGCTGGGCATGTCGCATAACG CAATCCGCTTCGGCCGCATGCCGGAGGCAGAGAAGAGGAAACTGGTGGCAGGGCTGACGGCGAGCGAGATCAGCTGCCAGAACCCGCAGGTGGCCGACCTGAAAGCTTTCTCCAAGCACATCTACAACGCCTACCTGAAAAACTTCAACATGACCAAAAAGAAGGCGAGAGGTATCTTGACCGGGAAGGCCAGCAGCACCCCC cagCCTTTTGTGATCCACGACATGGACACCTTGTGGCAGGCAGAAAAGGGGCTGGTCTGGAAACAGCTAGTGAATGGCATTCCCCCCTACAAGGAGATCGGGGTGCACGTCTTCTACCGCTGCCAGTGCACCACGGTGGAGACTGTGCGGGAGCTCACGGAGTTCGCCAAGAGCATCCCCAGCTTCATAGGCCTCTACTTGAACGACCAAGTGACTCTGCTGAAGTACGGGGTGCACGAGGCCATCTTCGCCATGCTGGCCTCTATCATGAACAAGGATGGGCTGTTGGTGGCCAACGGGAACGGCTTTGTGACCCGTGAGTTTCTGCGTAGCCTACGCAAGCCCTTCAATGAGATCATGGAGCCCAAATTTGAGTTTGCTGTGAAATTCAACGCGCTGGAGCTGGATGACAGTGACCTGTCTCTGTTTGTGGCTGCCATTATCCTGTGCGGAG GAGGAGCATGTGCTTTGGAGGGCTACACCATAACACTACGGCTCCCGTGCTTCCTCTCCACAGACCGTCCTGGCCTGATGAACGTGAAGCAGGTGGAGGAGATCCAAGATAACATCCTGCGAGCGCTGGAGTTTCACCTGCAGTCTAACCACCCGGATGCCCAGTACCTCTTCCCCAAGCTGCTGCAGAAGATGGCCGACCTGCGGCAGCTGGTGACGGAGCACGCCCAGCTGGTGCAGAAGATCAAGAAGACGGAGACGGAGACATCTCTGCACCCGCTTCTGCAGGAGATCTACAAGGACATGTACTAA
- the PPARD gene encoding peroxisome proliferator-activated receptor delta isoform X2 produces MEQLQEEVPEVREEEEEEEEAVMVASGPSDPSGGPDSSLPSSSYTDLSQSSSPSLSDQLQMGCEEAALGALNVECRVCGDKASGFHYGVHACEGCKGFFRRTIRMKLEYEKCERSCKIQKKNRNKCQYCRFQKCLSLGMSHNAIRFGRMPEAEKRKLVAGLTASEISCQNPQVADLKAFSKHIYNAYLKNFNMTKKKARGILTGKASSTPPFVIHDMDTLWQAEKGLVWKQLVNGIPPYKEIGVHVFYRCQCTTVETVRELTEFAKSIPSFIGLYLNDQVTLLKYGVHEAIFAMLASIMNKDGLLVANGNGFVTREFLRSLRKPFNEIMEPKFEFAVKFNALELDDSDLSLFVAAIILCGGGACALEGYTITLRLPCFLSTDRPGLMNVKQVEEIQDNILRALEFHLQSNHPDAQYLFPKLLQKMADLRQLVTEHAQLVQKIKKTETETSLHPLLQEIYKDMY; encoded by the exons ATGGAACAACTACAGGAGGAAGTACCTGAGgtcagggaagaggaggaggaagaggaagaggcagtGATGGTGGCAAGCGGACCCTCGGACCCAAGTGGAGGACCAGACAGCTCGCTGCCTTCAAGCAGCTACACGG ATCTTTCGCagagctcctctccctccctgtcgGACCAACTGCAGATGGGCTGCGAGGAGGCGGCCTTGGGAGCGCTGAACGTGGAGTGCAGGGTCTGCGGAGACAAAGCCTCGGGGTTTCACTACGGCGTGCATGCCTGCGAGGGCTGCAAG GGTTTCTTCCGCCGGACGATCCGCATGAAGCTGGAGTACGAGAAGTGCGAGCGGAGCTGCAAGATTCAGAAGAAGAACCGGAACAAGTGCCAGTACTGCCGCTTCCAGAAATGCCTCTCGCTGGGCATGTCGCATAACG CAATCCGCTTCGGCCGCATGCCGGAGGCAGAGAAGAGGAAACTGGTGGCAGGGCTGACGGCGAGCGAGATCAGCTGCCAGAACCCGCAGGTGGCCGACCTGAAAGCTTTCTCCAAGCACATCTACAACGCCTACCTGAAAAACTTCAACATGACCAAAAAGAAGGCGAGAGGTATCTTGACCGGGAAGGCCAGCAGCACCCCC CCTTTTGTGATCCACGACATGGACACCTTGTGGCAGGCAGAAAAGGGGCTGGTCTGGAAACAGCTAGTGAATGGCATTCCCCCCTACAAGGAGATCGGGGTGCACGTCTTCTACCGCTGCCAGTGCACCACGGTGGAGACTGTGCGGGAGCTCACGGAGTTCGCCAAGAGCATCCCCAGCTTCATAGGCCTCTACTTGAACGACCAAGTGACTCTGCTGAAGTACGGGGTGCACGAGGCCATCTTCGCCATGCTGGCCTCTATCATGAACAAGGATGGGCTGTTGGTGGCCAACGGGAACGGCTTTGTGACCCGTGAGTTTCTGCGTAGCCTACGCAAGCCCTTCAATGAGATCATGGAGCCCAAATTTGAGTTTGCTGTGAAATTCAACGCGCTGGAGCTGGATGACAGTGACCTGTCTCTGTTTGTGGCTGCCATTATCCTGTGCGGAG GAGGAGCATGTGCTTTGGAGGGCTACACCATAACACTACGGCTCCCGTGCTTCCTCTCCACAGACCGTCCTGGCCTGATGAACGTGAAGCAGGTGGAGGAGATCCAAGATAACATCCTGCGAGCGCTGGAGTTTCACCTGCAGTCTAACCACCCGGATGCCCAGTACCTCTTCCCCAAGCTGCTGCAGAAGATGGCCGACCTGCGGCAGCTGGTGACGGAGCACGCCCAGCTGGTGCAGAAGATCAAGAAGACGGAGACGGAGACATCTCTGCACCCGCTTCTGCAGGAGATCTACAAGGACATGTACTAA